From the Deinococcus radiophilus genome, one window contains:
- a CDS encoding PIN domain-containing protein yields MTPPTRCVLDASSLLSYVLNKPGVDAVAELLEHSAMHAATWTEMLTQLSRRADIHQPDVVAARLKKVIFIDVGQDQDAEMAGKLAALGPQSGLSLGDRYALAMAARLDVPVITAHSHWEALKLDMLPQTVRVHRVRST; encoded by the coding sequence ATGACCCCGCCCACCCGCTGCGTGCTGGATGCCAGTTCGCTGCTCAGTTATGTTCTCAACAAACCCGGCGTCGACGCTGTGGCCGAATTGCTGGAACACTCCGCCATGCACGCCGCCACCTGGACCGAGATGCTGACACAGCTTTCGCGCCGCGCCGACATACACCAGCCGGATGTGGTTGCCGCACGGCTCAAGAAGGTCATTTTTATTGATGTGGGTCAGGACCAAGACGCCGAAATGGCCGGCAAATTGGCTGCCCTAGGACCGCAGTCTGGCCTGTCACTGGGGGACCGCTACGCCCTGGCGATGGCCGCCCGACTGGATGTCCCCGTGATCACGGCACACAGCCACTGGGAGGCGCTCAAGCTGGACATGCTGCCTCAGACCGTGCGGGTGCACCGGGTGCGTTCCACCTGA
- a CDS encoding class I SAM-dependent methyltransferase, with product MNAEPDLDLSHPDFGGQPLALLLPALRAALRAADEVSFIVPNPDLGLGLYAGESGPVGLHRSWAVWTDVADLLDAHLLTPRLLSGGTQVRLTLRRRSGALDTAQGYGPDSEFARADKLEDPAFLLSLVEALRRVAPPPGGRVLALGVNAGRELDALALAFPERASSLEVVGVDLDASALALAQRRQRAATFLTADVNALPAGLGRFDLVLALSVLQSPGVDLDRVLRSLHREHLTPGGGLVLGFPNARYRGGELSYGARLRNFARPDLSLLFADVAQSRRYLHKHGFKVFVTGKYEVLVTAIPAAARTPGDLEL from the coding sequence ATGAATGCTGAGCCTGACCTTGATCTGTCCCACCCCGATTTCGGCGGGCAGCCGCTGGCTCTCCTGCTGCCGGCCCTACGCGCTGCCTTACGGGCGGCGGACGAAGTGAGCTTCATCGTGCCCAACCCGGACCTGGGTCTGGGCCTCTACGCCGGCGAGTCAGGTCCCGTGGGGCTGCACCGTTCCTGGGCGGTCTGGACAGATGTGGCGGATCTGCTGGACGCGCACCTGCTGACCCCACGTCTGCTGAGTGGTGGAACCCAAGTGCGGCTCACCTTACGGCGACGCTCCGGAGCGCTGGACACCGCCCAAGGCTACGGCCCGGACAGCGAATTTGCCCGTGCCGACAAGCTGGAAGACCCTGCATTTCTCCTGTCACTGGTGGAAGCCCTGCGCCGGGTGGCCCCACCTCCGGGTGGGCGGGTGCTGGCACTGGGTGTCAACGCTGGGCGTGAGTTGGACGCACTGGCGCTGGCCTTTCCCGAGCGTGCCAGTAGCCTGGAAGTGGTCGGCGTGGATCTGGACGCTTCGGCGCTGGCGTTGGCGCAGCGGCGGCAGCGGGCAGCCACCTTCTTGACCGCAGACGTCAATGCGCTACCTGCCGGGTTGGGCCGCTTTGATCTGGTGCTGGCCCTCAGCGTGCTGCAAAGTCCGGGGGTAGATTTGGACAGGGTACTGCGCTCGCTGCACCGTGAGCATCTGACTCCGGGCGGCGGGCTGGTCCTCGGCTTTCCGAATGCCCGCTACCGGGGCGGTGAGCTGAGTTACGGGGCGCGGCTGCGCAATTTTGCCCGCCCCGACCTCAGCCTGCTGTTTGCCGATGTGGCTCAGAGTCGCCGGTATCTGCACAAGCACGGGTTCAAAGTCTTTGTGACGGGTAAATACGAGGTGCTGGTCACCGCTATTCCGGCAGCTGCGCGGACGCCGGGCGATCTGGAGTTGTAG
- the murI gene encoding glutamate racemase, which yields MSQATIGVFDSGVGGLSVLAELRRELPQESFTYLADTAHVPYGDRSDEEIRRLTETAARYLQARGCKALVVACNTASAYGLQHLRQVLPDWPIVGLVPAVKPAAERTRSGVIGVMATPATLRGNVLQDLLTEWAVTRGVEVMLTTSPQLVPLVERGAADSDDARALLRELLRPLAEAGADQLVLGCTHYPYLVSSIRREFGEQFTLIDSGRAVARQTRRVLDAAGRLAPEGTVGGIITYLVTGDAQAAQPVMSQLVGEEVTVQASVCTPNPVDINGDLGEASTSAGSQGTH from the coding sequence GTGAGCCAGGCAACCATCGGGGTGTTTGATAGTGGGGTGGGTGGCCTGAGCGTGCTGGCCGAGTTGCGCCGCGAGCTGCCGCAGGAGTCCTTCACCTACCTGGCCGACACTGCCCACGTCCCTTACGGTGACCGCAGCGACGAGGAAATTCGCCGCCTGACCGAAACAGCAGCCCGCTACTTGCAGGCACGGGGCTGCAAGGCTTTAGTGGTGGCTTGCAATACGGCTTCGGCTTATGGACTACAGCATCTACGCCAGGTCCTGCCCGACTGGCCAATCGTGGGGCTGGTCCCTGCCGTCAAACCGGCAGCCGAACGTACCCGCAGTGGCGTGATTGGGGTCATGGCGACACCCGCCACCCTACGCGGCAATGTGTTGCAAGACCTGCTGACCGAGTGGGCTGTAACCAGGGGCGTAGAGGTCATGCTGACCACCAGTCCCCAGTTGGTCCCACTGGTCGAGCGCGGCGCGGCAGACAGCGACGATGCCCGCGCCCTGCTACGTGAGTTACTGCGTCCATTGGCCGAAGCCGGAGCCGACCAACTGGTGTTGGGGTGTACCCACTATCCCTATTTGGTCAGTAGCATCCGGCGCGAGTTCGGGGAGCAGTTCACACTGATTGACTCGGGACGGGCAGTGGCCCGGCAGACCCGGCGCGTGCTGGACGCAGCCGGCCGGCTGGCCCCCGAAGGTACAGTCGGAGGAATCATCACCTACCTGGTCACGGGCGATGCGCAGGCCGCGCAGCCGGTCATGTCGCAGCTGGTAGGTGAGGAGGTCACGGTGCAAGCGAGTGTCTGCACACCAAATCCGGTGGATATAAATGGCGACTTGGGCGAAGCCTCAACATCTGCTGGCTCTCAGGGCACACACTGA
- the dnaG gene encoding DNA primase, producing MRDQLNIADVIGEYVSLSPAGRGRLKGLCPFHKEKSPSFHVDAEQGYYHCFGCKAGGDVFKFVQEMEHLSFGDALRKLAERAGVQLEQKYGERVSRDLYDVNDFALSYFREHLTGTALAYFQGRGLTDAVIQEFELGYAPGGWDGLLQRARAHGLSERQLLDAGLLTQNEQGRVYDRFRDRVMFPIRDHLGRLVGFGGRVLDDSKPKYLNTPETDAFKKGELLYGLHRARNVLKDGQPLIVAEGYMDVIALQQHGFAGAVASLGTALTAEHATLLERLGARELVLMFDRDEAGLKATLSGLDQTLGARFQVRATSVPSGKDPADALREGDTASIQRALSGGLDESTYRVQAARDRYGLDTRDGKRRILMELLPRMQNLDPLDDGAEKMRTQVCELLDIRPQALLDWIGSKAKRRTLTDTHIAGMSRGGGQEEDRELALLRQLLVDPRLLAKLDGTLGWRNELVRKVMLAAQGAQSTDDIMSVFRGQPEESQLIRLMFENTQSGNISRAGHEEYEAKQQTYAAAAVDDIQVGLSIESLRSEVQLLKSQLLEAPPPQQAGILRQITELQRAIEAEKRARAHGA from the coding sequence GTGCGTGATCAGCTGAATATCGCCGACGTGATCGGTGAGTATGTGAGCCTCTCCCCCGCTGGCCGGGGCCGCCTCAAGGGCCTGTGTCCCTTCCACAAGGAAAAGTCTCCCTCGTTCCATGTAGACGCCGAACAGGGCTACTACCACTGCTTTGGCTGCAAGGCCGGTGGTGATGTGTTCAAGTTCGTACAGGAGATGGAGCACCTCAGCTTCGGGGACGCTTTACGGAAGCTGGCCGAGCGGGCCGGGGTCCAGTTGGAACAGAAATATGGCGAACGGGTCAGCCGCGACCTGTACGACGTGAACGACTTCGCGCTGAGCTACTTCCGCGAGCATCTGACGGGGACAGCGCTGGCCTACTTTCAGGGCCGTGGCCTGACTGACGCTGTCATTCAGGAATTTGAACTGGGCTACGCCCCAGGCGGCTGGGACGGTCTGCTGCAGCGCGCACGGGCACACGGCCTGAGTGAGCGTCAACTGCTGGACGCCGGGCTGCTCACCCAGAACGAACAGGGCCGGGTCTACGACCGCTTCCGTGACCGCGTGATGTTCCCGATCCGTGATCACCTAGGAAGGCTGGTGGGCTTTGGCGGACGCGTGCTGGACGATTCCAAACCCAAATATTTGAACACCCCCGAAACCGACGCCTTCAAAAAAGGCGAGCTGCTGTATGGCCTGCACCGCGCCCGCAACGTGCTGAAAGACGGCCAACCCCTCATTGTGGCCGAGGGCTATATGGACGTGATCGCGCTCCAGCAGCACGGCTTTGCTGGGGCCGTCGCCAGCCTGGGCACGGCGCTGACGGCCGAACACGCCACGCTGTTGGAGCGGCTGGGTGCCCGCGAACTGGTCTTGATGTTCGACCGCGACGAGGCGGGCCTCAAGGCCACCCTGTCGGGCCTGGATCAGACGTTGGGTGCCCGCTTTCAGGTGCGGGCCACCTCGGTGCCCAGTGGCAAAGACCCCGCCGACGCACTGCGCGAAGGTGACACGGCCAGTATTCAGCGGGCACTGAGCGGGGGCCTGGACGAAAGCACCTACCGGGTGCAGGCCGCCCGCGACCGCTATGGCCTGGACACCCGCGACGGCAAGCGCCGCATCCTGATGGAGCTGCTGCCACGTATGCAGAACCTTGATCCTCTAGACGATGGGGCCGAGAAGATGCGCACGCAGGTCTGCGAACTGCTGGACATTCGCCCGCAGGCGCTGCTGGACTGGATCGGGTCCAAGGCCAAGCGCCGCACGCTGACCGACACCCACATCGCGGGCATGAGCCGCGGCGGTGGACAGGAGGAAGACCGCGAGCTGGCCCTGCTGCGCCAACTGCTGGTGGATCCCAGGCTGCTGGCCAAGTTGGACGGTACCCTGGGCTGGCGCAACGAACTGGTCCGTAAGGTGATGCTGGCCGCCCAGGGAGCCCAGAGCACCGACGACATCATGAGTGTGTTCCGGGGGCAACCCGAAGAAAGCCAACTGATCCGCCTGATGTTCGAGAACACCCAGAGCGGCAACATTTCGCGGGCCGGTCACGAGGAGTACGAGGCCAAGCAGCAGACCTACGCGGCAGCGGCGGTGGACGACATTCAAGTGGGCCTGAGCATCGAGTCACTGCGCAGCGAAGTGCAGTTGCTCAAGTCTCAACTGCTGGAAGCGCCACCGCCCCAGCAGGCGGGCATCCTGCGGCAGATTACCGAATTACAGCGGGCCATTGAGGCCGAAAAGCGGGCACGGGCGCACGGAGCGTAG
- a CDS encoding type 1 glutamine amidotransferase domain-containing protein has product MSKLMGKKIAILATDGVEEIELTSPRGAIEAAGGTTELISLKSGEIQSMKGDLEPQGKYAVDKTVAEANIADYAGLLLPGGTVNPDKLRLDDAAMKFVRDAYDKGLPIAAICHGPWSLSETGIAKGLKMTSWPSLQTELKLAGAEWVDEECVTDKGVVTSRNPDDLPAFNKKIIEEFAEGDHSSRR; this is encoded by the coding sequence ATGAGTAAACTGATGGGCAAGAAAATCGCCATCCTGGCGACTGACGGTGTAGAGGAGATCGAACTGACCAGCCCCCGCGGGGCGATTGAGGCTGCGGGCGGGACCACCGAGCTGATCAGCCTCAAGAGTGGCGAGATTCAGTCGATGAAGGGTGACCTTGAGCCGCAGGGCAAGTACGCCGTAGACAAGACCGTGGCCGAAGCGAACATCGCTGACTACGCTGGCTTGTTGCTGCCCGGCGGCACGGTCAACCCCGACAAACTGCGCCTGGACGACGCCGCCATGAAATTCGTGCGCGACGCCTATGATAAAGGCCTACCTATCGCCGCGATCTGTCACGGTCCCTGGAGCCTCAGCGAGACTGGGATCGCGAAGGGTCTGAAGATGACTTCCTGGCCCAGCCTGCAAACCGAGCTGAAGCTGGCTGGGGCTGAGTGGGTAGACGAAGAGTGCGTGACCGATAAAGGCGTGGTGACCAGCCGTAACCCGGACGATCTGCCTGCCTTCAACAAGAAGATCATTGAAGAATTCGCTGAGGGCGATCACAGTAGTCGCCGCTAA
- the gcvT gene encoding glycine cleavage system aminomethyltransferase GcvT, with translation MDNQNLKKTPLHAAHLRSGARMVPFGGWDMPVQYAGLKAEHQAVRENVGMFDVSHMGQFRFSGAGALDFLQYVTPNDVSKLKPGRAHYNWLPNDQGGLVDDIFIYQAGEQEYLMVVNAGNIAKDWEHLQALAGDYDVQMTDESDQWVLIAVQGPKAAETLDPHTDADLIAAKRNSFFAGRLLDHDVFFARTGYTGEDGFEVFVKADEGEALWDALVTLGITPAGLGARDTLRLEAGFPLYGHEFGDNIHPLSSTYSWVVKDKPYLGRAKMDEAPRQKLIGLKLDKIPVREGYLVYQGAENVGQVTSGSTSPTLGHPIAMALVDANAADSEQFEVEVRGKRHPAERVEIPFYKK, from the coding sequence GTGGACAACCAAAATCTGAAGAAGACGCCTCTGCACGCGGCGCATCTGCGCTCTGGTGCGCGAATGGTGCCGTTTGGTGGCTGGGACATGCCGGTGCAGTACGCGGGGCTGAAAGCCGAGCACCAGGCGGTCCGTGAGAACGTGGGCATGTTCGATGTTTCGCACATGGGTCAGTTTCGCTTCAGCGGCGCCGGTGCGCTGGACTTTTTGCAGTACGTCACGCCCAACGACGTGAGCAAGCTGAAACCCGGCCGCGCCCATTACAACTGGCTGCCCAATGATCAGGGCGGTCTGGTGGACGACATCTTTATCTACCAAGCAGGCGAGCAGGAATACCTGATGGTCGTAAACGCCGGCAACATTGCCAAGGACTGGGAGCACCTTCAGGCGCTGGCCGGGGACTACGACGTCCAGATGACCGACGAGTCGGATCAGTGGGTGCTGATTGCCGTGCAGGGCCCCAAGGCCGCCGAGACGTTGGACCCTCACACCGACGCCGACCTGATCGCCGCCAAACGCAACAGCTTTTTTGCAGGCCGCTTGCTGGATCATGACGTGTTTTTTGCGCGTACCGGCTACACCGGTGAAGACGGCTTCGAGGTGTTCGTGAAAGCCGATGAGGGCGAAGCCCTATGGGACGCCCTGGTGACCCTGGGGATCACCCCCGCTGGCCTGGGCGCACGCGACACCTTGCGCCTGGAAGCCGGGTTTCCGCTCTACGGCCACGAGTTCGGTGACAACATTCACCCGCTGAGCAGTACCTATTCCTGGGTCGTCAAAGACAAGCCGTATCTGGGCCGCGCTAAGATGGATGAGGCTCCCCGCCAAAAACTGATTGGCCTGAAACTGGACAAAATTCCCGTGCGGGAAGGCTACTTGGTGTATCAGGGCGCAGAGAATGTGGGTCAAGTGACCAGTGGCAGTACCAGTCCGACACTGGGCCACCCGATTGCCATGGCCCTGGTAGACGCGAATGCCGCTGATAGTGAGCAGTTTGAGGTGGAGGTGCGTGGCAAGCGTCATCCTGCTGAGCGCGTCGAGATTCCCTTCTACAAGAAATAA
- the gcvH gene encoding glycine cleavage system protein GcvH — translation MTNPTELKYASSHEWLAGDGKVGITEHAQDQLGDVVYVELPEVGREVTAGEAVAVVESVKTASDIYAPASGKIVAVNEELEGSPEKVNESPFEGGWLFQMEVSEEGEGLMDAAAYTAENE, via the coding sequence ATGACCAACCCCACCGAACTGAAGTACGCATCCTCCCACGAATGGCTTGCAGGCGACGGCAAAGTCGGCATCACCGAGCACGCTCAGGACCAACTGGGTGATGTGGTGTATGTGGAGCTGCCTGAAGTGGGCCGTGAAGTGACCGCCGGTGAAGCCGTGGCCGTGGTCGAGTCGGTCAAGACCGCTTCTGACATCTACGCCCCTGCCAGCGGCAAGATCGTGGCCGTGAACGAGGAGCTGGAAGGCAGCCCCGAAAAGGTCAACGAAAGCCCCTTTGAAGGCGGCTGGCTGTTCCAGATGGAAGTAAGCGAAGAAGGCGAAGGCCTGATGGACGCCGCCGCTTACACCGCCGAGAACGAGTAA
- a CDS encoding shikimate kinase: MAPGAEKVIFVTGMSGTGKTTVLERLRQLGFETVDTDEEGWGEEVWFPDEGRTGWVWKEKRIAYLLAQPRQTPLFLSGTVSNQGKFYPQFDHVVLLSAPTEVMLERVRERTNNSYGKTADQQAEILEYTRTVEPLLRRGADLEIDTAHASASEVAEQLIQLAQTP; the protein is encoded by the coding sequence GTGGCTCCTGGAGCAGAGAAGGTCATCTTTGTTACGGGGATGTCTGGCACGGGCAAAACGACTGTGCTTGAGCGACTGCGCCAGCTTGGATTTGAGACGGTGGATACCGACGAGGAAGGCTGGGGCGAAGAGGTTTGGTTCCCTGATGAGGGCCGTACAGGTTGGGTCTGGAAAGAGAAGAGGATCGCTTATTTGCTGGCACAGCCGCGCCAGACGCCCTTGTTCCTGAGCGGCACAGTCTCCAACCAGGGCAAGTTCTATCCTCAATTTGACCATGTCGTACTGCTGAGCGCTCCCACCGAGGTCATGCTGGAGCGGGTGCGGGAGCGTACCAACAACTCTTACGGCAAAACTGCTGATCAGCAAGCAGAGATTCTTGAATACACCCGTACGGTAGAGCCTTTGCTCAGGCGTGGAGCTGACCTCGAAATCGACACAGCCCATGCTTCGGCTTCAGAGGTGGCTGAACAACTTATTCAGTTGGCTCAGACCCCGTAA